The following coding sequences are from one Apodemus sylvaticus chromosome X, mApoSyl1.1, whole genome shotgun sequence window:
- the Syp gene encoding synaptophysin has protein sequence MLLLADMDVVNQLVAGGQFRVVKEPLGFVKVLQWVFAIFAFATCGSYSGELRLSVECANKTESALNIEVEFEYPFRLHQVYFDAPSCVKGGTTKIFLVGDYSSSAEFFVTVAVFAFLYSMGALATYIFLQNKYRENNKGPMMDFLATAVFAFMWLVSSSAWAKGLSDVKMATDPENIIKEMPMCRQTGNTCKELRDPVTSGLNTSVVFGFLNLVLWVGNLWFVFKETGWAAPFMRAPPGAPEKQPAPGDAYGDAGYGQGPGGYGPQDSYGPQGGYQPDYGQPASGGGGGYGPQGDYGQQGYGQQGAPTSFSNQM, from the exons ATGCTGCTGCTGGCAGACATGGACGTGGTGAATCAG CTGGTGGCCGGGGGTCAGTTCCGGGTGGTCAAGGAGCCCCTTGGCTTCGTGAAGGTGCTGCAGTGG GTCTTTGCCATCTTCGCCTTTGCTACTTGCGGCAGCTACAGCGGAGAGCTTCGGCTGAGCGTGGAGTGTGCCAACAAGACGGAGAGTGCCCTCAACATCGAAGTTGAATTTGAGTACCCGTTCAG GCTGCACCAAGTGTACTTTGATGCACCCTCCTGCGTCAAAGGGGGCACTACCAAGATCTTCCTCGTTGGTGACTACTCCTCCTCGGCTGAATTCTTTGTCACCGTGGCTGTGTTTGCCTTCCTCTACTCCATGGGGGCCCTGGCCACCTATATCTTCCTGCAGAACAAGTACCGAGAGAACAACAAAGGGCCCATGATG GACTTTCTGGCCACAGCAGTGTTCGCTTTCATGTGGCTGGTTAGCTCATCCGCCTGGGCCAAAGGCCTGTCCGATGTGAAGATGGCCACGGACCCAGAGAACATCATCAAGGAGATGCCTATGTGCCGCCAGACAGGGAACACGTGCAAGGAACTGAGGGACCCTGTGACTTCAGGACTCAACACCTCAGTG GTGTTTGGCTTCCTGAACCTGGTGCTCTGGGTTGGCAACCTATGGTTCGTGTTCAAGGAAACAGGCTGGGCCGCCCCATTCATGCGCGCACCTCCAGGCGCCCCTGAAAAGCAGCCAGCGCCTGGCGATGCCTACGGCGATGCGGGCTACGGGCAGGGCCCCGGAGGCTATGGGCCCCAGGACTCCTACGGGCCTCAGGGTGGTTATCAACCGGATTACGGGCAGCCAGCCAGCGGCGGTGGCGGAGGCTATGGGCCTCAGGGCGACTATGGGCAGCAAGGCTACGGCCAACAGGGCGCGCCCACCTCCTTCTCCAATCAGATGTAA